One part of the Phragmites australis chromosome 3, lpPhrAust1.1, whole genome shotgun sequence genome encodes these proteins:
- the LOC133913495 gene encoding probable zinc metalloprotease EGY1, chloroplastic gives MAAALASSPLVHLTASRLRLLLPRHRASASSPASTPGCSRWGCSRGVCLGCSRGVSLGWKPTVELRAIKRYDRLRCFSTDGGGGEEGEKRDEEEAAAGPAEAQVGPAEELGSERTRSGSFSSSSSSSGTPGISSEPPLLNFSVDNIDTVKLLELLGPEKVDPADVKAIKEKLFGYTTFWLTKEEPFGDLEEGVLFVGNLRGKREEIFAKLQRQLRELTGDKYNLFMVEEPNSEGEDPRGGPRVSFGLLRKEVSEPGPTTLWQYVISLLLFLLTMFSCVELGIASKISSLPPEIVTYFTDPNATGPPPDMQLLLPFVESALPLAYGVLAIQLFHEVGHFLAAFPKNVKLSIPFFIPNFTLGTFGAITQFKSILPDRKTMFDVSIAGPVAGAALSLSMFFVGLLLSSNPVGASDLVEVPSQLFQGSLLLGLISRATLGYRAMHAATVSIHPLVIAGWCGLTTTAFNMLPVGCLDGGRALQGAFGKDALFGFGLTTYSLLGLGVLGGPLSLPWGLYVLICQRTPEKPCLNDVSDVGTWRRAALIVLVFLVVLTLIPLWDELAEDLGVGLVTSF, from the exons ATGGCCGCAGCGCTCGCGAGCTCGCCCCTCGTCCACCTCACCGCctcccgcctccgcctcctcctcccaagGCACCGGGCCTCCGCTTCCTCGCCGGCATCCACCCCGGGGTGCTCACGGTGGGGCTGCTCGAGAGGCGTATGCTTGGGCTGCTCGAGAGGCGTGTCTTTGGGGTGGAAGCCAACGGTGGAGTTGAGGGCCATTAAGCGGTACGATCGGCTGCGGTGCTTCTCTACGGACGGgggcggcggtgaggagggGGAGAAgcgggacgaggaggaggcagcggcgggcCCGGCGGAGGCTCAGGTGGGCCCGGCGGAGGAGCTGGGGTCTGAGCGAACCCGATCGGGGAGCTtttcgtcctcgtcctcgtcgtccgGG ACTCCTGGAATATCAAGCGAGCCACCACTGTTGAATTTTAGTGTTGATAATATCGATACAGTTAAACTGTTGGAACTCCTAGGCCCAGAAAAGGTTGATCCAGCTGATGTCAAGGCAATTAAGGAAAAGCTTTTTGGTTACACAACATTCTGGTTGACAAAAGAAGAACCTTTTGGTGATCTTGAGGAAGGAGTTCTTTTCGTTGGGAATCTCCGTGGGAAGAGGGAGGAAATCTTTGCAAAACTTCAACGACAGCTACGTGAACTTACTGGTGACAAATACAATCTTTTTATGGTGGAGGAGCCCAATTCAGAAGGGGAAGATCCACGTGGGGGACCCCGCGTTAGTTTTGGTTTGCTTAGGAAGGAAGTTTCTGAGCCTGGTCCTACTACCCTATGGCAATACGTCATTTCACTGTTACTTTTCCTTCTCACTATGTTCTCTTGCGTTGAGCTAGGAATCGCATCAAAG ATTAGCAGTCTTCCACCAGAAATCGTTACATATTTCACTGATCCAAATGCTACTGGACCCCCTCCTGATATGCAACTTCTACTCCCATTTGTGGAATCAGCTTTGCCACTGGCTTATGGCGTCCTGGCTATCCAACTATTTCAT GAAGTTGGACACTTTCTGGCAGCATTTCCAAAAAACGTGAAACTGAGCATTCCTTTCTTCATTCCGAACTTCACCCTTGGAACTTTTGGTGCAATTACTCAG TTCAAGTCCATTCTGCCGGATCGGAAGACAATGTTTGACGTATCAATTGCTGGTCCTGTGGCTGGAGCTGCACTTTCCTTATCAATGTTCTTTGTAGGTTTATTACTCTCCTCAAATCCTGTTGGGGCAAGTGATTTAGTTGAAGTACCAAGCCAGCTATTCCAGGGCTCCTTGTTGCTCGGGCTTATTAGCAGAGCAACACTTGGATACAG GGCTATGCATGCTGCTACAGTTTCAATCCACCCTCTTGTGATCGCAGGCTG GTGTGGTTTAACAACTACTGCCTTCAATATGCTTCCTGTTGGATGTCTTGATGGTGGAAGAGCTTTACAG GGTGCCTTTGGCAAGGATGCTTTGTTTGGATTTGGCCTCACAACATACTCATTGCTTGGACTTGGAGTG CTTGGAGGACCATTGTCTCTTCCTTGGGGCTTATATGTGCTAATATGTCAG aGAACACCTGAAAAACCATGCTTGAACGATGTAAGCGATGTTGGAACTTGGAGGAGGGCAGCCTTGATAGTTTTGGTGTTTCTTGTTGTGTTGACTCTCATCCCATTGTGGGATGAACTTGCGGAGGACCTAGGTGTAGGGCTTGTGACTTCGTTTTGA
- the LOC133913498 gene encoding replication factor C subunit 5, giving the protein MLWVDKYRPKTLDKVTVHDQVAQNLRKLVSEQDCPHLLFYGPSGSGKKTLILALIKQMFGAGAEKVKLENKTWKIDTGTRTFELELAMLSSAHHVEMNPSDAGFQDRYVVQEVIKEMAKNRPIDAKGKRAFKVLVLNEVDKLSREAQHSLRRTMEKYSASCRLILCCSSSSKVTEAVRSRCLNMRINAPSEDQIVQVLEFIGKKENLHLPPGFAARIAAQSNRNLRRAILFFETCKVQQYPFISNQVAPPLDWEQYVSAIASDILTEQSPKRLYAVRQKFYELLVNCIPPESILKKLLAELLKKLDADLKHEICHWAAHYEHKMRLGSKSIFHLEAFVAKFMSIYKEFLVATFG; this is encoded by the exons ATGCTGTGGGTGGACAAGTACCGGCCGAAGACCCTAGACAAGGTCACCGTCCACGACCAGGTCGCGCAGAACCTCAGGAAGCTC GTGTCGGAGCAGGATTGCCCGCACCTGCTGTTCTATGGGCCGTCGGGGTCCGGGAAGAAAACCCTAATCCTGGCGCTCATCAAGCAGATGTTCGGCGCCGGCGCGGAGAAG GTGAAGCTGGAGAACAAGACATGGAAGATCGAT ACTGGGACGAGGACATTTGAGCTAGAGTTGGCAATGCTGTCAAGTGCCCACCATGTGGAGATGAACCCCAGTGATGCCGGGTTTCAGGACAGGTATGTTGTCCAGGAGGTCATCAAAGAGATGGCGAAGAACAGGCCAATTGATGCCAAAGGAAAGAGAGCGTTTAAAG TCCTTGTCTTAAATGAAGTTGACAAGCTCTCACGAGAAGCCCAGCATTCCCTCCGTAGGACTATGGAGAAGTATAGTGCATCATGCAGGCTGATCCTATGCTGTAGTAGCTCCTCAAAGGTGACAGAGGCTGTAAGGTCCCGTTGCTTAAATATGCGAATAAATGCGCCCAGCGAAGATCAG ATCGTCCAAGTTCTGGAGTTCATTGGGAAGAAAGAAAACCTTCATCTTCCACCTGGATTTGCTGCTCGGATAGCAGCGCAGTCAAACCGTAATTTGAGACGAGCGATACTGTTTTTTGAGACTTGCAAAGTGCAACA ATACCCATTTATATCAAATCAAGTAGCACCTCCTCTTGACTGGGAGCAGTATGTGTCGGCAATAGCATCTGATATCCTGACAGAACAAAGCCCTAAAAG GCTATATGCTGTGCGTCAGAAATTCTATGAGTTACTTGTAAATTGTATCCCACCTGAAAGTATCTTGAAG AAGTTGTTGGCAGAATTGCTGAAGAAGTTAGACGCTGATCTGAAACATGAAATTTGTCATTGGGCTGCACATTAT GAGCACAAGATGCGTCTTGGGTCCAAGTCCATTTTTCATCTAGAAG CATTCGTGGCCAAGTTCATGAGCATTTACAAGGAATTCCTGGTCGCTACATTTGGTTGA
- the LOC133913496 gene encoding BTB/POZ and MATH domain-containing protein 5-like, translating into MEEEDAGPGGGGDASPPHRAAASGDRALPARDMAASPTGSRSVTQTVNGSHRFVIQGYSLAKGMGVGKHIASETFTVGGYQWAIYFYPDGKNPEDNSAYVSVFIALASEGTDVRALFELTLLDQSGKGKHKVHSHFDRSLESGPYTLKYRGSMWGYKRFFRRTALETSDFLKDDCLKINCTVGVVVSTMDYSRPHSIEVPESDIGYHFGTLLDTQEGVDVIFSVAGEKFHAHKLVLAARSSFFRSEFEHESDEKKNEADTSNEIKGFVIDDMDPEVFKALLHFIYRDNLSDDELSASSSDCSIFDSLAGKLMAAADKYELPRLRLLCESYLCKHISVKSVATTLALADRHHAMELKSVCLKFAAENLSAVIHTDGFDYLKDNCPPLQSEILWRVAGCEEECNSGGKSQSVWGQLSDGGDTSGRRVRPRV; encoded by the exons atggaggaggaggacgccggccCCGGCGGCGGGGGCGACGCCTCCCCTCCGCACCGCGCCGCGGCGTCGGGCGACCGGGCGCTTCCAGCGCGGGACATGGCTGCGTCGCCGACCGGCTCGCGGTCCGTGACGCAGACGGTGAACGGGTCACACCGGTTCGTGATCCAGGGGTACTCGCTCGCCAAGGGCATGGGCGTGGGGAAGCACATCGCAAGCGAGACCTTCACGGTGGGCGGGTACCAGTGGGCGATCTACTTCTACCCGGACGGGAAGAACCCCGAGGACAACTCCGCCTACGTCTCCGTCTTCATCGCGCTCGCGTCCGAGGGCACCGACGTGCGGGCGCTCTTCGAgctcacgctcctcgaccagagCGGCAAGGGCAAGCACAAGGTGCACTCGCATTTCGACCGATCCCTCGAGTCCGGGCCGTACACCCTCAAGTACCGCGGATCCATGTG GGGTTACAAAAGGTTTTTCAGGCGTACTGCTCTTGAGACATCAGATTTTCTGAAAGATGATTGCTTGAAGATTAACTGTACTGTGGGTGTTGTTGTATCAACTATGGATTATTCTAGGCCACATTCAATAGAGGTTCCAGAGTCTGACATAGGCTATCATTTTGGAACGCTTTTGGATACTCAGGAAGGTGTAGATGTTATATTTAGTGTAGCAGGAGAGAAGTTTCATGCACATAAGTTGGTGTTGGCTGCCCGATCCTCTTTTTTTAGATCTGAATTCGAACATGAATCGGATGAAAAGAAGAATGAAGCTGATACAAGTAATGAAATCAAAGGGTTTGTCATTGATGACATGGATCCTGAAGTGTTCAAG GCCTTGCTTCATTTTATCTACAGGGACAATCTTAGTGATGATGAGTTGTCTGCATCAAGCTCTGACTGCTCTATCTTTGATTCTTTAGCTGGGAAGTTAATGGCCGCAGCAGACAAATATGAGTTGCCAAGGCTAAGATTGTTGTGTGAATCTTACTTGTGCAAGCATATTTCTGTAAAGTCTGTGGCAACTACTCTAGCATTGGCTGATCGGCACCATGCTATGGAGCTTAAATCTGTTTGTCTGAAATTTGCTGCTGAAAACCTTTCAG CTGTGATCCACACTGACGGGTTTGATTACCTCAAAGACAACTGCCCCCCGCTGCAATCGGAGATACTGTGGAGGGTTGCCGGATGCGAGGAGGAATGCAATAGCGGAGGGAAGAGCCAGAGCGTGTGGGGCCAGCTCTCGGATGGTGGTGACACCAGCGGGCGCAGGGTGAGGCCGAGGGTGTGA